A stretch of DNA from Synechococcus sp. PROS-9-1:
GCGCTTTCACTTGAACCACAGGTTGCTCAGGCGGTGCAGCTCGGCGGCCATCCAGGCTTTCCACCGATTGAAGATCCACCATGCTGCGCATCACTCCACAGCGCACACTCAGTTGCTGGCCATCGTCCGATACCTCAAGCACCTCGGCCGCTTTGTCTAAGGCAAGCAGGCGAATGCGTTCGCCCACAGAGGGACGCCATTCCGGATGCAGGCGACGCTCTGGAACGGAGCGATGGTTGGATTCAAGCTTGCGCAGCCGCTGACCAGCGCGGCGAGCGGTTTCACCATCGGCCTTCTGATCCCGCAACCTGCGAATCAAACGACGCACCTCTTGTTGACCATCGCGAATCGAACTCTCCAAACGCTGACGTCCCAACTCCTGCTGCTGCGCAGAGTTTTTGCGTTGCTGCTCCCAGCGCTGAAGGAGCTCCTCATGCAGCAATTCAGTCCGAGCCAAGAGTGCAGCCGCATCTTCAGCCGCGGCCTGTTGGCGTTGCCGCTGCTCTTCCAGGCCACGAATCACAGCGTTGACATCGCCATCTCCACTGGGCTTCAGCAGTTCCCTGGCTTGTTCAATCACGCCGCTGTCAAAACCAAGACGCGTCGCGATCGCCAACGCATTGCTGCGTCCTGGAATCCCCCAAAGCAGCTGATACGTCGGCGAAAGGGAGTCGCTATCAAAGGCCACAGAGGCGTTTTCAAAGCGTGAATCGCTGTACTTGAGTGCTTTGAGCTCCCCAAAGTGGGTGGTGGCAATGGTGAGTCGGGCGCAATTGGCCAAATTGCGCAGCAAAGCAATCGCCAGGGCTGTGCCTTCACTGGGATCTGTACCAGCGCCCACCTCATCGAGCAGCACCAACGCCGGCGACGGTCCAGAGGCGATGGATTGAAGGATGCTTCCGATCCTTTTCACGTGACCACTAAACGTGGACAAACTCTGCTGAAGCGACTGTTCGTCGCCGATGTCCGCAAGAACCTGTGCACACCAAGGGAGTGAGGGACTGCCGTTGCACGGAAGCCACATTCCGGCTCTAGCCATCAATGCCGCTAAGCCAATGCTCTTCAAGGTCACTGTTTTGCCACCAGTGTTGGGTCCCGTGATGGCAACAACCCGCAACTGCTCCGACACCTCAACGCTCACGGGCACCACAGGGGCGCCACCCTCCTTGCGCTGCTGCCAAACCAACAGTGGATGGCGCAGCTCCAGAATTTGAAATGGAGCATCAGCTTGAGCTTCAAGCCGAGGTGGTACGGCACCAAGCCACTGGCCATAACGCCCCCTCGCCAAGGCCAGATCTAACTTCAACAACACGGCCATCAAGAGAGCGATCGCATCGTTTTGCTCTGCAACGGCAGCACTGAGCTCCGCCAGAACCCGACGTTCCTCTTCTCTGATTCGGCCATCGAGGGCGGCAAGACGGTTGCCGAGACCGATCACACTCTTCGGTTCAACGAACACGGTGTTGCCAGACGAAGAGCTGTCGTGAACCATTCCTGGACATTGAGAAGCGGCACCAGCCTTCACCGCTAAAACCGGCCGACCATGGCGTTCGGCAATCACGGTGTCTTGCAACAGAGACGCCCAGCGCCGCACAACCGCCTGTAAACGATCACGCCTTTCCTGGCGTGCAACCTGCCATTGGAGACGCAACTCTTCCAACGATTCACTCGCTCGGTTCGCAACGCGCCCTCCCTCTTCCAGGGCAAATTTCAAACGCTGCTCGAGCTCCGGAAGCGTCGCCACGTTCTCCAAGAGAGCTGAACAGTCAGGTCTTAAGTCAGGGTCATCGATCTGACGGCGAAGGCGTCGGGCTGCGGCGAGTGTGTGCGCCACAGACAACAACTCCTCGCCTGACGCCGTTCCGCCTTTAGAGCAGCGAAGCACAACCATCTCGAGGTCATACACCCCTTGAAAACTCAATCCGCCATCAAGGAGACCGTCCAGGCTGGCGAGCTCCATACTCCTTACTTGAAGGGTCAGCGTGGTTTCAAGGTCAGCTGGCAGCTGCCCCTTCAAACAGTGCTGGCGCCCCTGTGGTGTGTTGGCAAATGTGGAAAAGTGCTGGCACAACCGGGGCCATTCCAGCAACTCCAGGGTCTCTTCCAGGATCGAAACCGAGGGAGGCGCGGATGTCTTGCGGGGTTCAGACGTCATCAAGAGAGACCCGCAGATGCCTCCATCTGGTTGGAGGGGATTCCACCGGGAGGTTCATACAGCATCTCGAGCCAGTTCCCATCTGGATCCCGGAAGTAAAAGGAGGCTGTGCCATCTCTGTGGTCATGCACGGCCCCAACGCTGACCCCAGACGCTTTTAAGTGATCGTGGACCACATCAACCTCGGCGCGATCACGAAAGTGAAAGGCAAAATGCGGGCCTGCCGCTTTGTAGGTGGGTCCCAGGAGGGCTAACCCATCGCGACTCTCTCCCGCTTCGAGATAACACCAGTCGTCCGCCTTCCAAACCAAGCGCATGCCGAGATCACAGTAAAAAGCGATCGCACGTGACAGATCCTGCACACGGATGGCGACGTGGCCAAGGCG
This window harbors:
- a CDS encoding endonuclease MutS2, with translation MTSEPRKTSAPPSVSILEETLELLEWPRLCQHFSTFANTPQGRQHCLKGQLPADLETTLTLQVRSMELASLDGLLDGGLSFQGVYDLEMVVLRCSKGGTASGEELLSVAHTLAAARRLRRQIDDPDLRPDCSALLENVATLPELEQRLKFALEEGGRVANRASESLEELRLQWQVARQERRDRLQAVVRRWASLLQDTVIAERHGRPVLAVKAGAASQCPGMVHDSSSSGNTVFVEPKSVIGLGNRLAALDGRIREEERRVLAELSAAVAEQNDAIALLMAVLLKLDLALARGRYGQWLGAVPPRLEAQADAPFQILELRHPLLVWQQRKEGGAPVVPVSVEVSEQLRVVAITGPNTGGKTVTLKSIGLAALMARAGMWLPCNGSPSLPWCAQVLADIGDEQSLQQSLSTFSGHVKRIGSILQSIASGPSPALVLLDEVGAGTDPSEGTALAIALLRNLANCARLTIATTHFGELKALKYSDSRFENASVAFDSDSLSPTYQLLWGIPGRSNALAIATRLGFDSGVIEQARELLKPSGDGDVNAVIRGLEEQRQRQQAAAEDAAALLARTELLHEELLQRWEQQRKNSAQQQELGRQRLESSIRDGQQEVRRLIRRLRDQKADGETARRAGQRLRKLESNHRSVPERRLHPEWRPSVGERIRLLALDKAAEVLEVSDDGQQLSVRCGVMRSMVDLQSVESLDGRRAAPPEQPVVQVKARRGLGGSQVRTARNTVDVRGQRVHEAEAAVEELLRGANGPVWVIHGIGTGRLKRGLREWLDSLPYVERVGDADQGDGGPGCSVVWLR
- a CDS encoding VOC family protein encodes the protein MPAVQRLGHVAIRVQDLSRAIAFYCDLGMRLVWKADDWCYLEAGESRDGLALLGPTYKAAGPHFAFHFRDRAEVDVVHDHLKASGVSVGAVHDHRDGTASFYFRDPDGNWLEMLYEPPGGIPSNQMEASAGLS